From a single Bacillus pseudomycoides DSM 12442 genomic region:
- the dpaA gene encoding dipicolinic acid synthetase subunit A codes for MLTEMHIAVIGGDARQLEVIRKLVELDAKLSLVGFDQLDHGFTGAAKESMQDLDFTSLDAIILPVAGTNAKGEVDTIFSNEKVALTKEQIEKTPANFTIYSGIGTPYLENITSTTNRKLVKLFDRDDVAIYNSIPTVEGTLMMVIQHTDYTIHGSNVMVLGFGRTGMSVARAFQSLGAHVKVGARRSEHIARISEMMFSPFYMQDIEKEVSDVDIVINTIPHLVVTARAISRMPAHTLIIDLASKPGGTDFRYAEKRGIKALLAPGLPGIVAPKTAGQILANVLSQLLTADMMAKEENGK; via the coding sequence ATGTTGACTGAGATGCACATTGCTGTCATAGGAGGAGATGCAAGGCAGCTAGAAGTGATTCGTAAGTTGGTTGAACTTGATGCAAAACTTTCATTAGTAGGATTTGATCAACTGGATCATGGTTTTACAGGGGCAGCAAAAGAGAGTATGCAAGATCTAGATTTCACTTCTTTAGATGCAATTATTTTGCCGGTAGCAGGAACAAATGCAAAAGGAGAAGTAGATACTATTTTTTCAAATGAAAAAGTTGCGCTTACGAAAGAACAGATTGAAAAAACACCAGCAAACTTTACTATATATTCAGGAATTGGTACACCGTATTTAGAAAATATTACATCTACAACAAATCGAAAACTTGTGAAACTATTCGATCGTGATGATGTGGCGATCTATAATTCTATTCCAACGGTAGAAGGAACATTAATGATGGTTATTCAACATACAGATTATACAATTCACGGTTCGAATGTAATGGTTTTAGGATTTGGTAGAACTGGAATGAGTGTAGCGAGAGCTTTTCAATCACTAGGAGCTCATGTCAAAGTAGGAGCACGACGTTCAGAACATATCGCTCGTATTTCGGAAATGATGTTTTCTCCTTTTTATATGCAGGATATTGAGAAAGAAGTAAGTGATGTTGATATTGTCATTAATACGATTCCGCACCTCGTTGTAACGGCAAGGGCTATTTCTAGGATGCCAGCTCATACGTTGATTATTGACTTGGCTTCTAAGCCTGGTGGTACGGATTTTCGTTATGCAGAGAAACGAGGGATTAAAGCCTTGTTAGCACCCGGTCTTCCAGGAATTGTTGCACCAAAAACAGCAGGGCAAATTTTAGCGAATGTTCTTTCTCAGTTATTAACGGCAGATATGATGGCAAAGGAGGAGAATGGAAAATGA
- a CDS encoding YlmC/YmxH family sporulation protein has protein sequence MRLSELSGKEIVDLERAEKMGVLGHADLEINEKDGKIQALIIPVGKWGGFKREQQEVRVEWNRIKKVGHDMIIFDLASRPSSQ, from the coding sequence ATGCGTTTAAGTGAATTAAGTGGAAAAGAGATTGTGGACTTGGAGCGTGCGGAAAAAATGGGAGTTTTAGGTCATGCTGATTTAGAAATAAACGAGAAGGATGGGAAAATTCAAGCTCTCATTATACCGGTGGGAAAATGGGGTGGGTTTAAAAGGGAGCAGCAAGAAGTTCGTGTAGAATGGAACCGTATTAAAAAGGTCGGTCATGATATGATTATCTTTGACCTTGCAAGCCGCCCAAGCTCACAGTAA
- a CDS encoding recombinase family protein, with protein sequence MKTAIYLRKSRADLEAEARGEGETLAKHRTTLLKIAKELNLDVLSVREEIVSGESLVKRPEMLALLEEIEDNKYDVVLCMDMDRLGRGGMKEQGIILETFKRSNTKIMTPRKTYDLNDEWDEEYSEFEAFMARKELKIITRRMQRGRIASVEAGNYLGTHAPYGYDILRLNKRERTLTINSEEASVVRMIFEWYANEDMGASVITNKLNQLGYKSKLGNDWNPYSILDMLKNNVYIGKVTWQKRKEVKRPDATKRSCTRQDKSEWIIADGKHDPIIPESLFEKAQEKLNTRYHVPYNTNGLKNPLAGIIRCGKCGYSMVQRYPKNRKHTMDCKHRGCENKSSYTELIEKRLLEALKEWYINYKADFEKNKQDESTKETQIIQMNEAALRKLEKELVDVQKQKNNLHDLLERGVYTVDMFLERSNVVSNRINEITETIENLRKEIKTEITKEKVKKDTIPQVEHVLDLYFKTDDPQKKNSLLKSVLEKAVYTKEKWQRLDDFKLVLYPKLPQDDDK encoded by the coding sequence ATGAAAACCGCAATCTACTTACGTAAATCACGCGCTGATCTAGAAGCCGAAGCACGTGGTGAAGGTGAAACTTTAGCAAAGCACCGCACTACCCTGCTGAAAATAGCTAAAGAGCTAAATTTAGATGTTTTATCCGTTCGTGAGGAAATCGTTTCTGGGGAGAGCTTAGTGAAACGTCCTGAGATGTTGGCACTACTCGAAGAAATTGAAGATAACAAATATGACGTTGTTCTATGTATGGATATGGACCGTTTAGGACGTGGCGGTATGAAAGAGCAAGGAATCATCTTAGAGACATTTAAACGCTCCAATACGAAGATTATGACACCTAGAAAGACTTATGACCTTAACGATGAGTGGGACGAAGAATACAGTGAATTTGAGGCGTTTATGGCACGTAAAGAGTTAAAGATTATTACTCGCCGTATGCAACGTGGTCGTATTGCAAGTGTAGAGGCTGGCAATTACCTTGGTACGCATGCACCATACGGATATGATATCCTCCGTTTGAATAAACGTGAGCGCACATTAACTATTAATTCAGAGGAAGCCTCTGTTGTGAGAATGATATTTGAATGGTATGCAAATGAGGATATGGGAGCCTCCGTCATTACGAACAAATTAAATCAGCTTGGCTACAAAAGTAAGTTAGGTAACGATTGGAACCCATACAGTATATTAGACATGTTAAAAAATAATGTTTACATTGGAAAGGTAACATGGCAAAAAAGAAAAGAAGTGAAACGTCCGGATGCAACGAAACGTAGTTGCACTAGACAAGATAAATCAGAATGGATTATTGCGGATGGAAAACATGATCCGATTATCCCAGAAAGCTTATTCGAAAAAGCACAGGAGAAATTAAATACGAGGTATCACGTTCCTTATAATACGAATGGATTAAAGAATCCGTTAGCTGGGATTATCAGATGCGGAAAATGTGGATACAGCATGGTACAACGATATCCAAAAAATCGAAAACATACAATGGATTGTAAACATCGTGGTTGTGAAAATAAATCCAGTTATACAGAACTAATCGAAAAACGTTTACTCGAAGCATTAAAAGAATGGTACATCAATTATAAAGCTGATTTTGAAAAAAATAAGCAGGATGAAAGCACAAAAGAAACACAAATTATTCAAATGAACGAGGCTGCTTTACGAAAACTTGAAAAAGAGTTAGTGGATGTCCAAAAACAAAAAAATAATTTACACGATTTATTAGAGCGTGGTGTTTATACTGTTGATATGTTTTTAGAACGTTCTAATGTTGTTTCCAATCGTATTAATGAGATTACTGAAACGATAGAAAACCTCAGAAAAGAAATTAAAACAGAAATAACAAAGGAAAAAGTGAAGAAAGATACAATTCCTCAAGTCGAGCATGTGTTAGATCTATATTTCAAAACAGATGATCCACAAAAAAAGAACAGCCTCCTAAAGTCAGTTTTAGAAAAGGCTGTTTATACGAAAGAAAAATGGCAAAGACTCGACGATTTTAAACTTGTGCTTTACCCTAAGCTCCCTCAAGATGACGACAAATAA
- a CDS encoding DUF3954 domain-containing protein, translated as MAIIKENIAEMKAEISLVENMIYVVKDGQVHLIEPPTSGHGEQSFVYKSRKVTRMDERKTQLI; from the coding sequence GTGGCAATTATCAAGGAAAACATTGCAGAAATGAAGGCTGAAATTTCATTAGTAGAAAATATGATTTATGTTGTGAAAGATGGACAAGTTCACCTAATAGAGCCACCCACAAGTGGTCACGGGGAACAGTCCTTTGTATATAAAAGTAGAAAAGTAACTCGTATGGATGAACGGAAGACGCAGTTGATTTAA
- the dnaB gene encoding replicative DNA helicase, translating to MSNDIIRNLEAEQSVLGSIIMEGDLIKDCQLKPNQFSLPTHQAIFKAMRELEDVESPIDLVTVVEKLDSFINQIGDIQFLVNLAEGVSTTKNFSYHEGLVIEAWKMRHAQEVAGDLYKRLQKDKDISAIGNTIDELNAIEETGYSGEFDLKETLVGLYKKMQIDVGDLTGINTGYYDFNRMTSGLQTGDLIIVGARPAMGKTAFVLNVAYHAASSDTAVGIFSLEMGEEQLLKRMISSAGNVDATKMKNPKKLCNIKDWENISQAMGLINNLPLEIYDKANVTMQEIYAKTRKLKRKHPDKKVLIAIDYLQLIVGDPKHRGNRMQEIGEISRKLKLMARELDVCVIALSQLSRAVESRQDKRPLLSDLRETGQIEQDADLIAFLYREDYYDAETANKNITEIILAKQRNGPVGTVELAFIKEFSKFINLERRYDNQREVQ from the coding sequence ATGAGTAACGACATCATTCGTAATTTGGAAGCGGAGCAAAGTGTTTTAGGCAGCATCATCATGGAAGGGGATTTGATAAAAGATTGTCAGTTAAAACCAAATCAATTTTCTCTTCCAACACATCAAGCCATTTTTAAGGCAATGAGAGAACTTGAAGACGTTGAAAGCCCTATAGATCTTGTGACTGTAGTTGAAAAATTAGATAGTTTTATAAATCAAATTGGTGACATTCAGTTTTTAGTTAATTTAGCTGAGGGCGTTTCAACAACAAAAAACTTTTCGTATCACGAGGGTCTTGTGATAGAAGCATGGAAAATGCGGCATGCTCAAGAGGTTGCTGGTGATTTATATAAGCGTCTTCAGAAAGACAAAGATATTAGTGCAATCGGCAATACAATCGATGAACTAAATGCGATAGAGGAAACGGGTTATTCAGGTGAGTTTGATTTAAAAGAAACGCTTGTTGGGCTATATAAGAAGATGCAAATCGATGTTGGCGATTTAACAGGTATAAACACTGGATATTACGATTTTAATCGAATGACCTCTGGATTACAGACAGGAGACTTAATCATTGTTGGTGCACGTCCAGCAATGGGGAAAACGGCATTTGTACTAAACGTTGCTTATCATGCAGCAAGTTCAGATACAGCAGTTGGAATCTTTTCACTAGAGATGGGAGAAGAACAATTGCTCAAGAGAATGATTTCTAGTGCCGGCAATGTTGATGCAACCAAAATGAAAAACCCTAAGAAACTTTGCAATATCAAAGACTGGGAAAACATCAGCCAAGCAATGGGATTGATTAACAATCTTCCACTGGAAATATACGATAAGGCAAATGTAACAATGCAAGAGATTTATGCAAAGACCAGAAAACTGAAACGTAAACATCCAGATAAAAAGGTATTAATAGCGATTGATTATTTACAGCTTATTGTTGGTGATCCAAAGCATAGAGGAAATCGTATGCAAGAGATTGGCGAGATTAGCCGGAAGTTGAAACTGATGGCTAGGGAACTGGATGTATGTGTAATTGCTTTATCACAGTTAAGTCGTGCTGTTGAAAGTAGACAAGATAAACGTCCTCTGTTATCTGATTTACGTGAGACAGGACAAATTGAGCAAGATGCTGATTTGATCGCATTTTTATATCGTGAAGATTATTACGATGCAGAAACAGCGAATAAAAACATAACTGAAATTATTCTGGCCAAGCAGAGAAATGGTCCTGTTGGTACAGTTGAACTTGCATTTATTAAAGAGTTTAGCAAATTCATTAATTTAGAGAGAAGATATGATAACCAACGGGAGGTACAGTGA
- a CDS encoding WGxxGxxG family protein, with the protein MKKKLSSILGALLLTILVFGTSVHAEYDGYNTDRVNNNNITTRVNDDNMNRVNYDTRTRNVNTTNDLNNNRKNNNWAWLGLLGLVGLFGLRRKEKEPERR; encoded by the coding sequence ATGAAGAAAAAACTGTCATCTATTTTAGGTGCCCTATTACTAACTATTTTGGTTTTTGGTACAAGCGTCCATGCTGAATACGATGGATATAATACGGATAGAGTTAACAATAATAATATTACAACTCGAGTTAATGACGATAACATGAATAGAGTTAATTATGATACTAGAACTCGAAATGTGAATACAACAAATGATTTGAATAATAATCGTAAAAATAATAATTGGGCATGGCTTGGTTTATTAGGACTAGTAGGTTTATTCGGTCTTAGAAGAAAAGAAAAAGAACCAGAAAGACGTTAA
- a CDS encoding DnaD domain-containing protein: MAVFRPVQVSFWQDAKVIEEMTPEDKLFNLYLLTNPCTTQIGVYQITKKQMDFDLGYSMESVNSLLDRFENHHKLVKYNPETRELAIINWGKYNLNRGGKPIEDCVRKELDGVTDISLISLVTPKVKNDKIRAIFEEFLAVHDTCHDTSTISGEKEKEKEKEKEKQQEERTDVVEVNPISFYEQNFGFMTPFIAEGILAWVDDLNAELVVKAMEISLEKNTRNMSYVNSILRDWHVKGFKTVTDVEVADKEFRAKRTTQVKQQPAYQSVAMSESTKQVLQQQKEWNQNIATDEELAALNQQNGWMQ; encoded by the coding sequence ATGGCAGTTTTTAGACCAGTTCAAGTTTCATTTTGGCAGGATGCAAAAGTTATTGAGGAGATGACTCCGGAAGATAAATTATTTAATCTGTATCTTCTTACAAACCCATGTACTACTCAAATTGGTGTGTACCAAATCACCAAAAAGCAAATGGATTTTGATTTAGGTTACTCCATGGAAAGTGTTAATTCACTCTTAGATCGTTTTGAAAACCATCATAAATTAGTTAAGTATAATCCAGAAACACGCGAACTAGCAATTATCAATTGGGGTAAATATAACCTTAATAGAGGCGGTAAACCAATTGAAGATTGTGTTCGCAAAGAACTTGATGGAGTAACAGATATTAGTCTTATTAGCTTAGTAACTCCAAAAGTTAAAAATGATAAAATTCGTGCTATTTTCGAAGAGTTTCTTGCTGTTCACGATACGTGCCACGATACGTCAACGATAAGTGGGGAAAAAGAAAAAGAAAAAGAAAAAGAAAAAGAAAAACAACAAGAAGAGCGCACGGACGTTGTTGAAGTTAACCCAATTTCTTTTTACGAACAAAACTTTGGATTCATGACACCTTTTATCGCAGAAGGAATTCTTGCGTGGGTAGATGATTTAAATGCAGAGCTAGTTGTTAAAGCAATGGAAATTTCTCTGGAAAAAAATACAAGAAACATGTCTTATGTAAATTCAATTTTAAGAGATTGGCATGTTAAAGGCTTTAAAACAGTAACTGATGTTGAAGTAGCCGACAAAGAGTTTCGTGCTAAACGAACAACACAAGTAAAACAACAGCCAGCATATCAATCTGTTGCTATGTCTGAATCTACTAAACAAGTATTGCAGCAACAAAAAGAGTGGAATCAAAATATCGCCACTGATGAAGAACTTGCAGCACTTAATCAACAGAATGGATGGATGCAATAA
- a CDS encoding helix-turn-helix domain-containing protein: protein MIGPKEMRMKFGISIEEAAKNLGISGGYLSQIENGQRQVSAERADQIAKLYGKKKEDIFLSTRYSVCKVLE from the coding sequence GTGATTGGACCAAAAGAAATGCGTATGAAATTTGGAATAAGTATTGAAGAAGCTGCAAAGAATCTCGGTATTTCTGGTGGCTATTTGTCACAAATTGAAAACGGACAGCGGCAGGTCAGCGCAGAGAGAGCTGATCAAATTGCAAAGTTATATGGAAAGAAAAAAGAAGATATTTTTTTGTCTACGCGCTATTCAGTTTGCAAAGTTTTAGAGTGA
- a CDS encoding P27 family phage terminase small subunit gives MNNNATPQEVAHSDYLSGMKYKDIAEKYAVSINTVKSWKKRYGWQREGAHKVQKVAPKKTRVHTKPKPKINKLKETIKQDLMNQLEENGTFGAHYTDLVSDYMALWDIKNNLILDIEERGVVVDWLNGKQRGKKKNESISELNKTNAQMLKLLAELGLKATEVDKDDDDDEDEDV, from the coding sequence ATGAATAATAATGCGACACCTCAAGAAGTCGCTCACAGTGACTATTTAAGCGGTATGAAGTATAAGGACATTGCAGAAAAATATGCTGTTTCTATTAATACCGTAAAGTCATGGAAAAAGAGATATGGGTGGCAAAGAGAGGGTGCACACAAAGTTCAAAAGGTTGCACCTAAAAAAACAAGGGTGCACACAAAACCAAAGCCGAAAATAAACAAGCTAAAAGAGACTATCAAACAGGATTTAATGAACCAATTAGAAGAAAACGGAACATTTGGCGCACATTATACTGATTTAGTATCTGACTATATGGCACTTTGGGACATTAAAAACAATCTCATTCTTGATATAGAAGAAAGGGGTGTTGTTGTTGATTGGTTGAATGGAAAGCAAAGGGGCAAAAAGAAAAATGAAAGTATTAGTGAACTAAATAAAACGAATGCTCAAATGCTTAAACTTTTAGCAGAACTAGGATTGAAAGCAACAGAAGTAGATAAGGATGATGATGATGACGAAGACGAAGACGTATAA
- a CDS encoding M16 family metallopeptidase — MIKKYTCKNGVRIVMENIPTVRSVAIGIWIHAGSRNENEKNNGVSHFLEHMFFKGTETRSAREIAESFDSIGGQVNAFTSKEYTCYYAKVLDEHAKYALDVLADMFFNSTFDEEELKKEKNVVFEEIKMYEDTPDDIVHDMLTKATYETHPLGYPILGTEETLETFTGDTLRQYIKDHYTPENVVVSIAGNIDETFVQTVEQYFGNYEGTTNREQVHSPIFHFNKVTRKKETEQAHLCLGFQGLQMGHEDIYNLIVLNNVLGGSMSSRLFQEVREQRGLAYSVFSYHSSYEDTGMLTLYGGTGSQQLDTLYDTMQETLETLKNTGITEKELVNSKEQLKGNLMLSLESTNSRMSRNGKNELLLRKHRSLDEIIESVNKVTKTDVDQLIRSIFTNEFSTALISPNGELPKGMK, encoded by the coding sequence TTGATTAAAAAATATACTTGTAAAAATGGTGTAAGAATCGTTATGGAGAATATACCAACTGTTCGTTCTGTTGCAATTGGTATATGGATTCATGCAGGTTCAAGAAATGAAAATGAAAAAAACAATGGAGTTTCGCACTTTTTAGAGCACATGTTTTTTAAGGGGACAGAGACGCGTAGTGCGAGAGAAATTGCAGAGTCATTTGATAGTATTGGTGGTCAAGTGAATGCATTTACTTCAAAAGAATACACGTGCTATTATGCAAAGGTACTTGATGAGCATGCAAAATATGCACTAGATGTGTTAGCTGACATGTTCTTCAATTCCACATTTGATGAAGAAGAATTGAAAAAAGAGAAGAACGTTGTATTTGAAGAAATTAAAATGTATGAGGATACGCCAGATGATATTGTGCATGACATGTTAACGAAAGCGACATATGAAACGCATCCGCTTGGATACCCAATTTTAGGTACAGAAGAAACGCTTGAAACATTTACAGGGGATACATTACGTCAATATATAAAAGATCATTATACACCTGAAAATGTTGTAGTTTCGATTGCTGGAAATATTGATGAAACATTTGTTCAAACAGTGGAACAATATTTTGGCAACTACGAGGGAACAACAAATCGTGAACAAGTACATAGTCCGATTTTTCATTTTAATAAAGTGACCCGTAAAAAGGAAACAGAGCAAGCTCATTTATGTTTAGGATTCCAAGGATTACAAATGGGACATGAAGATATTTATAACTTAATTGTATTAAATAATGTATTAGGTGGCAGTATGAGTAGCCGCTTATTCCAAGAAGTACGTGAGCAACGAGGATTAGCATATTCAGTGTTCTCTTATCATTCTTCATATGAAGATACAGGAATGTTAACACTTTACGGTGGTACAGGAAGCCAACAATTAGATACTTTATATGATACAATGCAAGAAACGTTAGAGACATTGAAAAATACAGGTATTACAGAGAAAGAACTTGTTAATAGTAAAGAGCAGCTTAAAGGAAATCTGATGTTAAGTTTAGAAAGTACGAATAGCCGTATGAGTCGCAATGGAAAAAATGAATTGCTCCTTAGAAAACATCGTTCGCTTGATGAAATTATTGAGAGTGTGAACAAGGTTACCAAAACAGATGTGGATCAATTGATTCGCAGTATATTTACAAATGAATTTTCCACAGCGCTAATTAGTCCGAATGGAGAGCTTCCAAAAGGAATGAAATAA
- a CDS encoding ImmA/IrrE family metallo-endopeptidase yields the protein MHKTQPYYTTQIEDYIKNLYHSLSIFIPEQIDMITIAQKLNIWLHFAPFGSRAICKNNLPSIIIDNRNMAYQQWEDFGHELCHVLFHVGNQLYIPKLFLDYQEAKANNFKLHFCIPTFMLRTLNLPETRKESIYLIAKTFNVSFHTAEQRLLHYENQLLASHLLNVFSQTCLIT from the coding sequence ATGCATAAAACACAGCCTTACTACACAACACAAATCGAAGATTATATTAAAAATTTGTATCATTCTTTATCCATCTTTATTCCAGAACAAATTGATATGATAACAATTGCCCAAAAACTAAATATTTGGTTACATTTTGCTCCATTTGGAAGTCGTGCTATTTGTAAAAATAATTTGCCCAGTATTATTATTGATAATCGAAACATGGCTTATCAACAATGGGAGGACTTTGGTCATGAGCTTTGCCATGTTCTATTCCATGTAGGAAATCAGCTATACATACCGAAATTATTTTTAGACTACCAAGAAGCAAAAGCAAACAATTTCAAGCTACATTTTTGTATTCCTACTTTTATGTTAAGGACACTAAACCTTCCCGAAACAAGAAAAGAATCGATATACCTCATTGCAAAAACTTTCAATGTTTCATTTCATACTGCTGAGCAACGCTTGTTGCATTATGAAAATCAGCTGCTAGCTAGTCATTTGCTAAATGTTTTTTCACAAACATGTCTAATTACATAA
- a CDS encoding helix-turn-helix domain-containing protein, whose translation MIGENLRKLRKTNNLTMKELGQKLNLAESTISGYENGNRKPDYDTLNKFADFFEVSTDYLLGRDITKNTTRDTYTYNPLTDPDLGLWFKDIKDASPDKQEELKQFWEFIKSKEKNRKPGDKQN comes from the coding sequence ATGATTGGAGAGAATTTAAGAAAATTAAGAAAGACAAATAACCTAACTATGAAAGAGTTAGGGCAAAAATTAAATCTGGCTGAATCAACAATATCAGGTTATGAGAATGGAAACAGAAAACCTGATTATGACACGTTAAATAAGTTTGCTGATTTCTTTGAGGTTTCAACTGACTATCTTTTAGGTAGAGATATTACTAAAAATACAACTAGAGACACTTATACCTATAATCCTTTAACAGATCCCGATCTAGGACTTTGGTTTAAAGACATCAAAGATGCTTCTCCTGATAAACAAGAAGAACTTAAACAGTTTTGGGAGTTTATTAAAAGTAAGGAGAAAAATCGTAAACCTGGGGATAAACAAAATTAA
- a CDS encoding helix-turn-helix domain-containing protein produces the protein MGTSIYCNSSIGGLLRNARECCENAHYRTKKGLAEYLGITYERLKNIESGFSKVPFELAMDWCDATGAPLNKQAIKHIYGVGLPPTDPRLTSDVNLQLMNYIKQAEEGIAATKEIMNLQITTRSWKLGEKEKHEYAVHAKEIFDTIQATQCVVQALEQVHFGIMEQIQKSWLQKAMSENVIIQSVDSLMTLTKVL, from the coding sequence ATGGGAACAAGTATATATTGCAATTCGTCTATAGGTGGATTGCTACGTAATGCTAGAGAATGTTGTGAAAATGCACATTATCGAACAAAGAAAGGTCTAGCAGAGTATCTCGGCATTACTTACGAACGTTTAAAAAATATTGAATCTGGTTTTTCTAAAGTGCCTTTTGAATTAGCAATGGATTGGTGTGATGCAACAGGAGCACCATTAAATAAACAGGCAATTAAACATATTTATGGTGTAGGATTACCACCAACAGATCCTCGTTTAACGAGCGATGTAAATTTACAACTTATGAATTACATCAAGCAAGCCGAAGAGGGGATTGCGGCAACGAAGGAAATCATGAATTTACAAATTACAACACGTTCATGGAAGTTGGGCGAAAAGGAGAAACATGAATACGCAGTTCATGCAAAAGAAATCTTCGATACAATCCAAGCTACTCAATGTGTAGTACAAGCTCTTGAACAAGTACACTTTGGCATTATGGAACAAATACAAAAAAGCTGGTTGCAAAAGGCTATGTCAGAAAACGTTATTATTCAATCGGTGGATAGCTTAATGACTTTAACAAAAGTTTTGTAA
- a CDS encoding HNH endonuclease, translating to MIDYIKLIREGKLMKFYKSKEWRELRLKALKRDNYECQMCKSKGKYKPAENVHHLKEVKTHPHLALDLDNLQCLCIRCHNEVHDRLDKIEKKKPKFLNEERW from the coding sequence ATGATTGACTATATTAAACTCATAAGAGAAGGAAAACTTATGAAGTTCTACAAGTCTAAAGAGTGGAGAGAGCTAAGGCTTAAAGCTTTAAAGCGAGATAACTATGAATGTCAGATGTGTAAGTCAAAAGGTAAATACAAACCTGCTGAGAATGTGCATCATCTTAAAGAAGTAAAGACGCATCCACATTTAGCATTAGACTTGGATAACTTACAATGTTTATGCATTCGATGTCATAATGAAGTACATGATCGGTTAGATAAGATTGAGAAGAAAAAACCTAAGTTCTTGAATGAGGAACGGTGGTAG
- a CDS encoding site-specific integrase codes for MKEYLKENNERNYILFVMGINTGLRISDILKLRVGDLKGSHISMREKKTGKQKRIQLTPALKRELRWYIEERDDNEYLIKSREGKNKPIGRSMAYKILRSTAAEFGLDEIGTHTLRKTFGYHMYMQTKNIALLMEIFNHSSERVTLRYIGVNQDAMDKAMTRFKI; via the coding sequence ATTAAAGAATATCTAAAGGAAAATAATGAACGCAATTATATTTTGTTTGTAATGGGAATTAATACAGGTTTACGTATTAGTGATATTTTAAAGCTACGAGTTGGTGATTTAAAAGGTAGTCATATTTCAATGAGAGAAAAGAAGACGGGAAAACAGAAACGTATTCAATTGACACCAGCATTAAAAAGAGAATTACGTTGGTATATCGAAGAAAGAGATGATAATGAGTACTTGATTAAGAGTCGCGAAGGAAAGAATAAACCAATCGGACGAAGTATGGCATATAAGATACTTAGAAGTACTGCAGCAGAGTTTGGGTTAGACGAAATAGGAACGCATACATTACGTAAGACATTCGGCTATCATATGTATATGCAAACGAAGAATATCGCATTGCTGATGGAGATATTTAACCATTCATCCGAAAGAGTTACATTAAGATACATAGGTGTTAACCAAGATGCAATGGATAAAGCTATGACCAGATTCAAAATATAG
- a CDS encoding DUF3231 family protein, whose amino-acid sequence MGVLSGNPQNEPMHYGEVFGIWSYLAAAQGAIAGYQVLINHTGDEDLKKFLENLVENDIQSEVEELKNLLKLNGVALPPAPPERPVASIETIPPGARINDAEIAAKVSMDLAAGLVACSQAMGQSLREDVGMMFGQFHMKKAQAGAILLRLNKKKGWIIPPPLHVQQSEQA is encoded by the coding sequence ATGGGTGTTTTAAGTGGAAATCCACAAAATGAACCAATGCACTACGGAGAAGTCTTTGGGATTTGGAGTTATCTTGCAGCGGCACAAGGTGCAATTGCTGGATATCAAGTTCTTATTAACCACACAGGAGACGAGGATTTAAAGAAATTTTTAGAAAATCTTGTAGAGAATGATATCCAATCAGAAGTTGAAGAATTAAAAAATTTATTAAAATTAAATGGTGTTGCATTACCACCAGCACCTCCAGAAAGACCAGTTGCATCTATTGAAACGATTCCTCCAGGTGCTCGTATTAATGATGCAGAAATTGCAGCTAAAGTTTCCATGGATCTTGCTGCTGGATTAGTAGCATGTAGCCAAGCAATGGGACAATCTCTTCGAGAAGATGTAGGAATGATGTTTGGTCAATTCCATATGAAAAAAGCACAAGCTGGAGCTATATTACTTCGTCTGAATAAGAAAAAAGGTTGGATTATTCCGCCTCCATTACATGTTCAACAATCAGAACAAGCATAA